A section of the Castanea sativa cultivar Marrone di Chiusa Pesio chromosome 12, ASM4071231v1 genome encodes:
- the LOC142621287 gene encoding uncharacterized protein LOC142621287: MERSVLDYVLVPSGLVVMVSYHIWLLYRILKHPNNTIIGINAVNRRFWVRAMMEDVSKNGVLAVQTLRNNMMASTLLASTAIMLSSLIAVLMTSGNWDKSALLVFGDKSELVFSIKFFLILVCFLVAFLFNMQSIRYYSHASFLINVPFKNMLLDHHNQILTTEYVAKTVNRGGYFWSLGLRAFYFSFPMFLWIFGPIPMFLSCFLLVFMLYFLDVSFESGWVVAVSEVGCESETA; the protein is encoded by the exons ATGGAGAGAAGTGTTCTCGATTACGTATTAGTTCCTTCAGGCCTTGTTGTAATGGTGTCATACCACATATGGCTTCTCTACCGAATTCTGAAGCACCCCAACAACACTATCATCGGCATCAATGCCGTCAATCGTCGCTTCTGGGTCCGGGCTATGATGGAG GATGTGTCCAAAAATGGTGTTTTGGCTGTACAGACACTGAGAAACAATATGATGGCATCGACCCTATTGGCTTCCACAGCAATAATGCTTAGCTCACTCATTGCTGTGTTGATGACTAGTGGCAACTGGGACAAATCAGCATTACTTGTGTTTGGAGACAAAAGTGAGCTTGTCTTCTCCATAAAGTTCTTTCTTATTCTGGTTTGCTTCTTGGTTGCTTTCCTTTTCAACATGCAGTCGATAAG GTATTACAGCCATGCAAGTTTCCTTATCAACGTTCCCTTCAAGAACATGTTACTAGATCACCACAATCAAATTCTCACTACTGAGTATGTTGCCAAGACAGTGAATAGGGGAGGCTATTTCTGGTCTCTAGGCTTGCGTGCCTTCTACTTCTCTTTCCCCATGTTTCTGTGGATCTTTGGGCCCATCCCTATGTTCTTGAGCTGTTTTCTCCTGGTTTTCATGCTTTATTTTCTGGATGTTAGTTTTGAGAGTGGGTGGGTTGTTGCTGTTTCTGAAGTTGGGTGTGAAAGTGAAACTGcttaa